A window from Natranaerovirga hydrolytica encodes these proteins:
- a CDS encoding adenylyl-sulfate reductase subunit alpha has protein sequence MIVESITTDVLVIGGGTAGCFNALTLAEHSSYKVLIAEKANIKRSGCLAAGVNAINAYITQEETEESFVEYVNKDSEGIIREDLVYSIAKGLNKATRKIESLGLTILKDEKGHYVSRGKRSIKINGENIKPILAHAVQSKENIEIIQRTQVIDYIIKDKTVIGAIAIALDEEKIYTIYAKAVVSATGGASGIYKPNNPGFSKHKMWYSPFNTGAGYGMGIRAGAEMTGFEMRFIALRCKDTIAPTGTIAQGVKAQQVNAKGEEYVSQYGKPTTYMRLYATVQENLAGRGPCYLQTKGIDHEQEKELFKAYLNMAPAQTLKWIENHTGPKKENVEIEGTEPYIVGGHTASGYWIDIKRRTTLKGLYAIGDVAGGSPKKYVTGCFVEGEIAAFSIIEDIQDKPSQTKAIEDEMTRNIYNFYNNKEQSYTYASIEEGMQKVMDEYAGGISQGYGYSQEKLKIAEQRINELMALAYELKVNHTKELGLTWEVIDRLYVAKVLIKHLEARKETRWRCYQENKDYPEKKDAFLKYVNSIYKDNKVHIVFKELVKKEDVYEHSY, from the coding sequence TTGATAGTGGAAAGTATAACAACAGATGTACTGGTAATAGGCGGAGGAACAGCAGGATGTTTTAATGCTTTAACCCTAGCAGAACATTCTTCTTACAAAGTGTTAATAGCAGAAAAGGCCAATATTAAAAGAAGTGGCTGTTTGGCAGCAGGTGTTAATGCCATTAATGCCTATATAACCCAAGAAGAAACGGAAGAATCTTTTGTAGAGTACGTTAATAAAGATTCAGAAGGTATTATCAGAGAAGATTTGGTATATTCCATTGCAAAAGGCTTAAATAAAGCCACAAGAAAAATAGAAAGCCTAGGATTAACCATTTTAAAAGATGAAAAAGGTCATTATGTCTCTCGTGGCAAAAGGAGCATTAAAATTAACGGTGAAAATATTAAACCCATACTTGCCCATGCCGTTCAGTCAAAAGAAAATATTGAGATTATCCAACGGACTCAAGTGATTGATTACATAATAAAAGATAAGACAGTTATTGGTGCCATAGCAATTGCTTTAGACGAAGAAAAAATATATACCATCTATGCCAAAGCAGTCGTTAGTGCAACAGGCGGTGCTTCAGGAATATACAAACCCAATAATCCAGGATTCTCTAAACATAAGATGTGGTACAGTCCTTTTAACACAGGAGCAGGATATGGAATGGGTATAAGAGCAGGGGCAGAAATGACAGGTTTTGAAATGCGTTTTATAGCCCTTAGATGTAAAGATACCATTGCCCCAACAGGAACCATTGCTCAAGGTGTCAAAGCACAACAAGTTAATGCCAAAGGTGAAGAATATGTCAGTCAATATGGCAAACCAACAACCTATATGAGGTTATATGCTACCGTTCAAGAGAACTTAGCAGGTAGAGGACCTTGTTATTTACAAACAAAAGGTATAGACCATGAGCAAGAAAAAGAACTGTTTAAAGCCTACTTAAATATGGCACCGGCTCAAACACTAAAATGGATAGAAAATCATACGGGACCTAAAAAAGAAAATGTTGAAATAGAAGGAACAGAGCCTTATATTGTTGGTGGGCATACAGCCAGTGGGTATTGGATTGATATAAAAAGAAGAACCACTTTAAAAGGGTTATATGCCATAGGAGATGTGGCGGGTGGTAGTCCTAAAAAGTATGTAACAGGGTGTTTTGTAGAAGGTGAAATTGCTGCATTTTCTATTATAGAAGATATACAAGATAAACCCTCTCAAACCAAAGCAATAGAAGATGAAATGACTAGAAATATATATAATTTTTATAACAATAAAGAACAAAGTTACACCTATGCCTCGATTGAAGAAGGGATGCAAAAAGTCATGGATGAATACGCTGGTGGCATCTCACAAGGCTATGGTTATAGTCAAGAAAAATTAAAGATAGCAGAACAAAGAATTAATGAACTGATGGCATTGGCATATGAACTAAAAGTTAATCATACCAAGGAATTAGGCTTGACTTGGGAAGTTATTGATCGGTTGTATGTTGCAAAAGTGCTTATTAAACATCTTGAAGCAAGAAAAGAAACAAGGTGGCGATGTTATCAAGAAAATAAAGATTATCCTGAGAAAAAAGATGCATTTTTAAAATATGTGAATTCCATTTACAAAGACAATAAGGTTCACATTGTCTTCAAAGAACTTGTTAAAAAGGAGGATGTGTATGAGCATTCATATTAA
- the cysC gene encoding adenylyl-sulfate kinase — translation MKDIRETLNIVVVGHVDHGKSTLIGRLLYDTDSLPEGAIDKVKQLAKEKGKSFEYAYLLDAFEEEQEQGITIDTTQLQFATDKRDYVIIDAPGHKEFLKNMISGAANAEAAFLLVDANEGVQEQSRRHGYILSLLGVKKVYVIVNKMDLVDYSEERFIKIKDEFETFLNNLNIYPIDYIPISAYFGENITKSSSEMPWNRSGSIIEIMDTIPKEKDLEKKPLRLPIQDVYKFDDRRIIAGRIESGTLNVGDEILISPTNKTTKIKSIAYWADRDKNDTASAGMSVGITVEDEFFNKRGEILSHIEDAPIKSNIFNANVFWMGNKHLIKNKKYKLKLSTKEVECEIITIHKIIDASTLAQGDFSQGIKKNDVAEVTIKTKEMICFDEFSNLQTTGRFVIVDDMNVSGGGIISGIEDSLQNRELVTNSTNIAPRKRLVSTKDREKAYGQKGGVIWLTGLSGSGKNEIATKLEKKLFDLGKKVYYLDSTNLRFGLSSDLEFTPEDAHEQTRRIAEVARLFADSGTIVIVTSVSRYRKDRDMAKSIIGESVYKEVFIEATEDVCKKRNPGGIYEDGDGKFYYEKSDYPVVSVFIEDAEFNADQKASSLVDLVR, via the coding sequence ATGAAAGATATTAGAGAAACGTTAAATATAGTAGTAGTAGGACATGTGGATCACGGTAAATCAACCCTTATTGGTAGATTATTATACGATACAGATTCATTACCAGAAGGTGCTATTGATAAAGTCAAACAATTGGCAAAAGAAAAAGGTAAATCCTTTGAATACGCTTATTTATTAGATGCATTTGAAGAAGAGCAAGAACAAGGCATAACCATTGACACAACACAACTTCAATTTGCAACAGATAAAAGAGATTATGTCATCATTGATGCCCCAGGACACAAAGAATTTTTAAAAAATATGATCTCTGGAGCAGCCAATGCAGAAGCAGCTTTTTTATTAGTAGATGCCAATGAAGGGGTACAAGAACAATCCAGAAGACATGGTTATATATTATCCTTACTAGGCGTGAAAAAGGTATATGTTATCGTTAATAAAATGGACTTAGTGGATTATTCAGAAGAACGCTTTATAAAGATTAAAGACGAATTTGAAACCTTCTTAAACAACTTAAATATTTATCCAATTGATTATATACCCATTTCAGCATACTTTGGTGAGAACATCACTAAAAGCTCATCCGAAATGCCTTGGAATAGAAGTGGTAGCATTATAGAGATTATGGATACCATTCCAAAAGAAAAAGACTTAGAAAAAAAGCCCCTAAGATTGCCTATTCAAGATGTTTATAAGTTTGATGACAGGCGTATTATTGCAGGAAGAATAGAATCAGGAACCCTTAATGTGGGAGATGAAATACTGATCTCTCCAACCAATAAAACGACAAAGATTAAATCCATTGCTTATTGGGCAGACCGAGATAAAAATGATACAGCATCAGCAGGTATGAGTGTAGGCATAACAGTGGAAGATGAATTTTTTAATAAAAGAGGAGAAATTCTTTCTCATATAGAAGATGCGCCCATTAAAAGTAATATCTTTAATGCCAATGTATTTTGGATGGGAAACAAACATCTAATAAAAAATAAGAAATACAAGTTAAAACTGTCTACAAAAGAAGTAGAATGTGAAATTATAACCATTCATAAAATTATTGACGCATCTACATTGGCTCAAGGTGATTTTTCTCAAGGCATAAAGAAAAATGATGTGGCAGAAGTCACCATTAAAACAAAAGAAATGATATGCTTTGATGAGTTCTCCAATTTACAAACCACAGGTCGATTTGTCATTGTAGATGATATGAACGTTAGTGGTGGCGGTATTATTTCTGGTATAGAAGATTCTTTACAAAACAGAGAATTGGTAACCAATAGTACCAATATTGCTCCAAGAAAAAGACTTGTATCCACAAAAGATAGAGAAAAAGCTTATGGACAAAAAGGTGGCGTCATATGGTTAACCGGGTTATCTGGTAGTGGGAAAAATGAAATTGCTACCAAGCTAGAGAAAAAACTATTTGACTTAGGTAAAAAAGTATATTATCTAGATTCAACCAACCTAAGATTCGGTTTAAGTTCTGATTTAGAATTTACACCAGAAGATGCCCATGAACAAACAAGAAGAATTGCAGAAGTAGCAAGGTTATTTGCAGATAGTGGAACCATTGTCATTGTAACGTCAGTGAGCCGCTATAGAAAAGATAGAGATATGGCTAAATCCATTATTGGCGAATCTGTGTATAAAGAAGTTTTTATTGAAGCTACAGAAGACGTATGTAAAAAACGTAATCCAGGTGGTATCTATGAAGATGGTGATGGTAAATTCTATTACGAAAAATCAGATTATCCTGTTGTATCGGTTTTTATAGAAGACGCTGAATTTAACGCAGATCAAAAAGCAAGTTCGTTAGTGGATTTGGTAAGATAA
- a CDS encoding indolepyruvate ferredoxin oxidoreductase subunit alpha yields the protein MSIHINKSKCIGCKKCFHICPGNLISEDKDKKAAIDCPKSCWGCTACIKECPTGAIEYFLGLDIGGKGGHLKVEEKNDTLNWHITTKDNEETTIQTKKNEANTY from the coding sequence ATGAGCATTCATATTAATAAAAGCAAATGTATTGGATGTAAAAAATGCTTTCATATCTGTCCAGGGAATTTAATAAGTGAAGATAAAGACAAAAAAGCAGCTATAGATTGTCCCAAGTCATGTTGGGGGTGTACAGCTTGTATTAAAGAATGTCCTACAGGCGCCATAGAATATTTTTTAGGATTAGATATCGGTGGAAAAGGTGGACATTTAAAAGTTGAAGAAAAAAATGACACATTGAACTGGCATATTACAACAAAAGACAATGAAGAAACAACCATTCAAACCAAAAAAAATGAAGCCAATACGTATTAA
- the cysD gene encoding sulfate adenylyltransferase subunit CysD, which yields MDHLDYLEAQSIFILREAYKHFGKLGMLWSVGKDSTVLLWLAKKAFFGHCPFPFIHVDTKHKIPEMIEFRDRTAKEYNLDLIVHTNEEALANGMGPEQGRMVCCKALKTEGLQQVVKKYEFEGLILGIRRDEEGSRSKERIFSERNAESEWDYTDQPPELWDQFKTDFKKGNHIRVHPILHWNEVDIWEYIKRENIPVVDLYFAQDGKRYRSLGCAPCTHPIESTASNIDEIIEELKGTKQSERAGRAQDQEMAHAMQKLRKDGYM from the coding sequence ATGGATCATTTAGATTATTTAGAAGCGCAAAGTATATTTATATTAAGAGAAGCCTATAAACATTTTGGAAAATTAGGGATGTTATGGTCAGTGGGTAAAGATTCAACAGTCTTATTATGGTTGGCGAAAAAGGCGTTTTTTGGACACTGTCCTTTTCCATTTATCCATGTGGATACGAAGCACAAAATTCCTGAAATGATTGAGTTTAGAGACAGAACAGCAAAAGAGTACAATTTGGATTTAATTGTACATACCAACGAAGAAGCATTAGCCAATGGCATGGGTCCAGAACAAGGCCGTATGGTTTGCTGTAAAGCATTAAAAACAGAAGGCTTACAACAAGTGGTGAAAAAATACGAATTTGAAGGTCTTATTTTAGGTATTAGAAGAGATGAGGAAGGCTCAAGATCCAAAGAAAGAATCTTTAGTGAAAGAAATGCAGAATCTGAGTGGGATTATACAGATCAACCACCAGAATTATGGGATCAATTTAAAACGGATTTTAAAAAAGGCAATCACATTCGTGTGCATCCAATTCTTCATTGGAATGAAGTGGATATATGGGAATACATTAAAAGAGAAAATATACCTGTAGTAGACTTGTATTTTGCTCAAGATGGTAAAAGGTATAGAAGTCTTGGTTGTGCACCTTGTACCCATCCAATTGAATCAACGGCTTCAAATATAGATGAAATTATAGAAGAATTAAAAGGAACCAAACAATCTGAACGTGCAGGAAGAGCACAAGATCAAGAAATGGCACATGCTATGCAAAAACTTAGAAAAGATGGCTATATGTAG